The following are from one region of the Alkalimarinus sediminis genome:
- the arcC gene encoding carbamate kinase, protein MKVVVALGGNALLQRGQPMTAENQQENIRIAAESLAEIAKDHQLIIAHGNGPQVGLLALQAAAYEEVDAYPLDVLGAESEGQVGYMIEQQMGNLMPAEQRFATLLTQIEVDPNDPAFQNPTKFIGPVYSKEKAEQLAASRGWAIKPDGEHWRRVVASPLPKRIFEINVIKMLADQHVVVICAGGGGIPTMYKNDGTLTGVEAVIDKDRAGALLAKELGADAYLILTDVEAVYTNWGQENQQAISKASPNAISELSFADGSMGPKVEAACDFARATGGVACIGNLKNAVKMLKGEAGTTISSRCGAIEYW, encoded by the coding sequence ATGAAAGTTGTTGTAGCACTTGGGGGCAATGCGTTGCTCCAAAGAGGGCAGCCGATGACGGCTGAAAATCAACAAGAGAATATTCGTATTGCCGCAGAGTCACTGGCAGAAATTGCTAAAGACCATCAGTTGATCATTGCCCATGGTAATGGTCCTCAGGTGGGGTTACTAGCACTGCAGGCGGCAGCTTATGAAGAAGTAGATGCTTATCCGCTAGATGTATTAGGGGCTGAATCAGAAGGTCAGGTTGGCTATATGATTGAGCAGCAGATGGGTAATTTGATGCCTGCGGAGCAACGTTTTGCCACGCTGCTGACTCAAATTGAAGTAGACCCTAATGACCCAGCGTTTCAGAACCCCACCAAGTTTATTGGGCCTGTTTACAGCAAAGAGAAAGCTGAACAACTAGCCGCCTCTAGAGGCTGGGCCATTAAACCGGACGGTGAGCATTGGCGACGCGTGGTGGCGTCTCCGTTACCCAAACGTATTTTTGAAATCAATGTAATCAAGATGTTAGCAGACCAACATGTCGTCGTTATTTGTGCGGGTGGCGGGGGTATCCCGACCATGTATAAGAATGACGGCACGCTAACGGGTGTTGAAGCGGTCATTGATAAAGATCGTGCGGGTGCCTTGTTAGCTAAAGAGCTGGGTGCAGATGCCTATTTAATTCTCACCGACGTGGAGGCTGTATACACAAACTGGGGTCAAGAGAATCAACAGGCGATTAGTAAAGCTTCTCCTAATGCAATATCTGAGCTGAGTTTTGCCGATGGCTCGATGGGGCCTAAAGTTGAAGCAGCCTGCGACTTTGCGCGTGCAACCGGTGGGGTGGCCTGTATTGGTAATTTAAAAAATGCAGTAAAAATGCTCAAGGGTGAAGCGGGTACAACAATAAGTAGCCGCTGTGGAGCGATTGAGTACTGGTAG
- the argF gene encoding ornithine carbamoyltransferase, whose translation MSFNLKMRGFTKLLDFTPREIEYLLDLARDLKRAKYAGTETQKLKGKNICLIFEKNSTRTRCAFEVAAFDQGANVTYIGGGSQMGKKESVKDTARVLGRMYDGIEFRGFRQDDVEALSKYSGVAVWNGLTDEFHPTQILADFLTMKEYGRGKELHQIKFAYLGDARNNMGNSLLVGASLMGMDIRLVGPKQFWPSDELLATCKEIAKKTEAKITLTESVDEGVDGVDFLYTDVWVSMGEPKEAWAERVKLMKPYQVNLDVVAKTNNNHVKFMHCLPAFHNNETEVGKEIEEEYGLNGLEVNDGVFESDYNIAFEQAENRMHTIKAVLVATLG comes from the coding sequence ATGTCATTCAACTTAAAAATGCGTGGGTTCACCAAACTACTCGACTTTACCCCTCGTGAAATTGAATACCTGTTAGACCTTGCCCGTGACCTAAAACGCGCAAAATATGCAGGAACAGAGACTCAAAAACTGAAGGGTAAGAATATCTGCCTGATTTTTGAAAAAAACTCTACCCGTACCCGCTGTGCGTTTGAAGTCGCCGCTTTTGATCAAGGGGCTAACGTCACCTACATCGGCGGTGGCTCTCAAATGGGCAAGAAAGAGTCAGTTAAAGATACCGCTAGAGTATTGGGAAGAATGTATGACGGCATAGAGTTTAGAGGTTTCCGTCAAGATGATGTTGAAGCGTTATCTAAATACTCTGGTGTTGCCGTGTGGAATGGCCTGACAGATGAATTTCATCCCACCCAAATTCTGGCTGACTTCTTGACGATGAAAGAGTATGGCCGGGGCAAAGAGTTGCATCAGATTAAATTTGCCTACCTGGGTGATGCTCGCAATAACATGGGCAACTCGCTTCTGGTAGGTGCTTCTTTAATGGGGATGGATATTCGTTTAGTCGGGCCGAAACAGTTTTGGCCGTCTGATGAACTGCTTGCAACCTGTAAAGAGATCGCAAAAAAGACAGAAGCCAAAATAACCTTAACTGAAAGTGTAGATGAAGGGGTTGATGGTGTTGATTTCTTATATACCGACGTGTGGGTCTCAATGGGTGAGCCTAAAGAGGCCTGGGCTGAGCGAGTTAAATTAATGAAACCCTATCAGGTGAACCTTGATGTGGTGGCTAAAACCAATAATAACCACGTTAAGTTTATGCACTGTTTACCGGCGTTTCACAACAACGAAACCGAGGTTGGTAAAGAGATTGAAGAAGAGTATGGCCTGAACGGATTAGAAGTAAATGATGGCGTATTTGAGTCTGATTACAATATTGCATTTGAGCAGGCTGAAAACCGCATGCACACCATAAAAGCGGTTCTAGTCGCAACGCTGGGGTAA
- the arcA gene encoding arginine deiminase — protein MSRLYVGSEIGKLNRVILHRPQLGLARLTPSNCDELLFDDVLRIGKAGEEHDKFHNTLVEHDVEVFLLNDLLAETLADPEAKKWVLDQQCSELRFGATMAREVRSYMEEFDNRELSKRLTGGVAIVDIDPELLKTTPKSLKGHMLQENSFVIEPLPNHLFTRDTSCWVYGGVSVNPMAKPARRRETVHLKAIYQFHPMFKNGDFEYWYGKEDKNYEGATIEGGDVEVIGRGKVLIGISERTTPQGIEALARSLFANGAANEVVAVDLGQSRAAMHLDTVLTMLDHDAFTYYPAVVNDDSRHFSLTPGDDGDVIVHERQSFFKTLAHLAGVERVRMVPTGGGDIFAAEREQWNDANNVLTIRPGVVIGYERNHYTIDRMQKEGIKVIAIPGDELGRGRGGARCMSCPIDRDDI, from the coding sequence ATGAGTCGGCTATATGTTGGATCAGAGATTGGCAAGTTAAACCGAGTGATATTGCATCGCCCTCAATTAGGCCTTGCTCGTTTAACGCCGAGTAACTGCGATGAGTTGCTGTTTGATGATGTCTTGCGCATTGGTAAGGCGGGTGAAGAGCATGACAAGTTTCATAACACCTTGGTTGAGCATGACGTAGAGGTCTTTTTGCTCAACGACCTGTTGGCAGAGACGCTTGCGGACCCCGAGGCTAAAAAGTGGGTGCTTGATCAACAATGCTCTGAGCTCAGATTTGGTGCCACTATGGCTCGGGAAGTTCGCAGCTATATGGAAGAGTTCGATAATCGTGAGCTATCTAAGCGCCTTACCGGCGGAGTTGCCATTGTTGATATCGATCCTGAGCTGCTAAAAACCACACCCAAGAGTCTCAAGGGGCACATGCTGCAAGAAAACAGCTTCGTGATTGAGCCTTTACCTAACCACCTGTTTACTCGAGATACCTCTTGTTGGGTGTATGGCGGGGTGTCAGTTAACCCAATGGCCAAACCTGCTCGTCGCAGAGAAACGGTACACTTAAAAGCGATCTACCAGTTTCACCCCATGTTCAAAAATGGCGATTTCGAATACTGGTACGGTAAAGAAGATAAGAACTATGAAGGTGCCACCATTGAAGGGGGTGATGTAGAGGTTATCGGTCGAGGAAAGGTGCTGATAGGCATATCAGAACGAACCACTCCTCAAGGAATTGAAGCTTTGGCGAGATCACTATTTGCCAATGGCGCAGCAAACGAAGTAGTGGCGGTTGATTTAGGCCAATCTCGTGCGGCTATGCACTTAGACACAGTATTGACCATGCTTGATCATGATGCGTTTACCTATTACCCCGCTGTGGTGAATGACGATAGTCGACACTTTAGCCTGACGCCAGGTGATGATGGTGACGTTATTGTTCATGAACGGCAGAGCTTCTTTAAAACGTTAGCCCATTTAGCGGGCGTTGAACGAGTACGCATGGTGCCGACGGGTGGTGGTGATATTTTTGCAGCAGAGCGTGAGCAATGGAACGACGCCAATAACGTATTAACCATCAGACCTGGCGTGGTCATTGGTTATGAGCGTAACCACTACACCATCGATAGAATGCAGAAAGAAGGCATTAAGGTTATTGCCATACCCGGCGATGAATTAGGACGAGGCCGAGGCGGTGCTCGTTGTATGAGCTGCCCAATTGATCGAGATGATATCTAA
- a CDS encoding amino acid permease, whose translation MNTETTISQPPLVTKASNNAVEKKRDTKRIGIWVCSSLVVGNMIGSGIFLLPASLGQYGPISLFGWLITGVGSIILALVFARLTLQSAKNGGPFAYAQAGFGDLAGFFVAWGHWIAAWTGNAALAVAFISYLTVFFPVLKTDSLMAIGATMAVVWGLFFVNLRGVKAVGAIQLATTILKILPLLAFATIGFAYFEPANFADVNTSEESNITAIFATCALTLWAFLGLESATVPAGNVDNPRRTIPRATVFGTGFVAIIYLLVSISIYGIMTPAELQASNAPFADAAQRVWGSWGFYFVAVGAVVSCLGSLNGWLLIQAEVPMAAAKAGLFPKVFGKQDSRGRPVAGMFISTVLLSLLIMSNFSGDLVDLFTFIILLATLSSLIPYLFCSLASIMISVIEGRTSEIEWGKQLFITIFSFTYVIGAIIGAGQEVVYWGTILLLASVPVYVWARWQRKKS comes from the coding sequence TTGAATACCGAAACTACTATTAGTCAGCCTCCGTTGGTGACCAAGGCAAGTAATAACGCGGTTGAAAAAAAGCGCGACACTAAACGCATAGGTATATGGGTATGCTCGTCGTTAGTGGTTGGCAATATGATTGGCTCTGGCATTTTCCTACTGCCGGCTTCACTCGGCCAGTATGGCCCCATTAGTCTGTTTGGTTGGCTAATTACAGGCGTTGGTTCGATTATTCTGGCGCTGGTATTTGCAAGGTTGACGTTACAGTCAGCTAAAAACGGTGGGCCATTCGCCTATGCTCAAGCAGGTTTTGGAGATCTAGCAGGCTTCTTTGTGGCTTGGGGGCACTGGATAGCGGCCTGGACTGGTAATGCGGCATTGGCGGTCGCCTTTATTAGCTATTTAACGGTGTTTTTTCCAGTCTTAAAAACAGACTCGCTAATGGCGATAGGCGCAACAATGGCTGTAGTGTGGGGGCTGTTCTTTGTCAATCTTCGAGGTGTTAAGGCTGTTGGTGCTATTCAGTTAGCTACAACAATACTTAAAATTTTGCCTTTACTAGCATTTGCCACGATAGGTTTTGCCTACTTTGAGCCGGCCAATTTTGCAGATGTTAATACCAGTGAAGAGAGTAATATTACGGCTATCTTTGCTACCTGTGCTCTAACGCTATGGGCATTTTTAGGGCTTGAGTCTGCCACTGTACCTGCAGGCAATGTAGATAACCCTAGACGCACGATTCCACGAGCAACTGTATTTGGCACCGGGTTTGTCGCCATTATTTACCTGCTGGTCTCTATTTCAATTTACGGCATTATGACTCCTGCTGAGCTGCAAGCGTCAAATGCACCTTTCGCAGATGCGGCGCAACGGGTTTGGGGTAGCTGGGGGTTCTATTTTGTCGCGGTGGGCGCGGTTGTCTCTTGTTTAGGTTCGTTAAATGGTTGGTTGCTTATTCAGGCAGAGGTCCCTATGGCAGCGGCCAAGGCGGGGTTATTCCCCAAAGTATTTGGTAAGCAAGACTCACGAGGGCGTCCTGTGGCAGGGATGTTTATCTCAACAGTGTTGCTATCGTTACTTATTATGAGCAACTTTTCAGGTGATTTGGTTGACCTGTTTACCTTCATAATTCTATTAGCAACACTCTCAAGTCTGATCCCATATCTATTTTGCTCTCTAGCCAGCATCATGATTAGTGTTATCGAAGGCAGAACTAGCGAAATTGAGTGGGGCAAGCAACTATTCATCACGATTTTCTCATTCACCTATGTCATTGGTGCCATTATCGGTGCGGGGCAAGAAGTAGTGTATTGGGGAACTATATTGTTACTAGCAAGTGTACCGGTCTATGTGTGGGCTCGCTGGCAGCGTAAAAAGAGTTAG
- a CDS encoding V-type ATP synthase subunit A codes for MSGTENNGISEEPMENNTISATARVVSVSDDVVTIETLPLGEATIPLVKNEVVFICPKPNGAGKQERLKAEILRVRGKRADVQVYEDTTGVAIGDPVEQSGQLLSVELGPGLLRQVYDGLQNPLHRLEVMNGKFLLRGEVAAALDRNAKWAFSAKGRVEDQVMPGDVLGTVQEGRFNHKIMVPFRLRGVLTIEWIQEGTFPVETVIARLRDDKGKLHDISMVQRWPVRMPLPVNLIKNGSSERQYPTSPMITTLRLIDTFFPIAKGGTGCIPGPFGAGKTVLQNLISRYSDVDIVIVVACGERAGEVVETITEFPQLQDPHTGGTLMDRTIIICNTSSMPVAAREASIYTGVTLGEYYRQMGYEVLLIADSTSRWAQAMRETSGRLEEIPGEEAFPAYLESSIRNLYERAGVIKTNDNSEGSLTLIGTVSPAGGNFEEPVTQGTLNTVKTFLGLSYDRAYKRFYPAVDPLQSWSRYAEQLAPWFLENMGASWLDGVKHINGLLIRGDEISRMMQVTGEEGVSQDDFVTQQKSTLVDMVYLQQDAFDSVDVSTSIERQKDSFSLLVNIVDTDMVFESKAVTRRWFSRMTDTFKNLNYSEMNSDAYKKYLHQIDGLLAESTTQSKVATESPEQTEV; via the coding sequence ATGAGCGGGACTGAAAATAACGGTATAAGTGAGGAACCGATGGAAAACAATACCATTTCTGCCACGGCTCGTGTTGTGTCTGTAAGTGATGATGTTGTAACCATCGAAACACTGCCATTAGGTGAAGCAACGATTCCGCTGGTTAAAAACGAAGTGGTGTTTATCTGCCCTAAACCTAATGGTGCAGGTAAGCAGGAGAGACTCAAAGCTGAAATACTTAGAGTAAGAGGCAAGCGCGCGGATGTTCAGGTTTATGAAGACACCACAGGCGTAGCTATTGGTGACCCGGTAGAGCAGAGCGGTCAGTTATTGTCTGTTGAGCTAGGGCCTGGCCTATTGCGCCAAGTGTATGATGGACTTCAAAACCCACTGCATCGTTTAGAAGTTATGAATGGCAAGTTCCTATTGCGTGGTGAAGTGGCTGCGGCACTGGATAGAAATGCTAAATGGGCGTTTTCAGCAAAAGGGCGGGTTGAAGATCAGGTCATGCCAGGTGATGTGCTCGGTACGGTTCAAGAGGGGCGCTTTAATCACAAAATAATGGTGCCGTTTAGGTTGCGAGGGGTATTGACGATAGAGTGGATTCAGGAAGGAACCTTCCCCGTTGAGACAGTTATCGCCAGACTTCGTGATGATAAGGGCAAACTCCACGATATTTCTATGGTGCAGCGTTGGCCGGTGCGTATGCCGTTGCCGGTGAATTTAATCAAAAATGGCAGCAGTGAACGTCAATATCCCACATCACCCATGATCACAACACTAAGGCTCATTGATACGTTCTTCCCGATTGCTAAAGGCGGAACGGGGTGTATACCGGGCCCATTTGGCGCGGGAAAAACCGTACTGCAAAACCTCATATCACGTTATTCAGATGTCGATATCGTTATCGTGGTGGCCTGTGGAGAGCGAGCTGGCGAGGTAGTTGAAACCATTACTGAGTTCCCCCAATTACAAGACCCCCATACGGGCGGCACCCTGATGGATCGTACCATCATTATCTGTAATACCTCATCAATGCCCGTGGCCGCTCGTGAAGCCTCGATATATACCGGCGTTACACTCGGTGAATATTACCGTCAGATGGGCTATGAAGTACTGCTGATTGCAGACTCTACTTCTCGCTGGGCCCAAGCCATGAGAGAAACCTCAGGGCGATTAGAAGAGATACCCGGCGAAGAGGCATTTCCGGCGTATCTGGAATCATCCATACGTAATCTGTATGAGCGAGCCGGCGTTATTAAAACTAATGACAATAGTGAAGGTTCACTAACGCTCATTGGCACGGTGTCGCCAGCAGGGGGCAACTTCGAAGAACCCGTAACACAGGGCACACTGAATACCGTCAAAACCTTTTTGGGGCTTAGTTATGACCGAGCTTATAAGCGCTTCTATCCTGCCGTTGACCCTTTACAGTCATGGAGCCGCTACGCGGAGCAGTTGGCGCCCTGGTTTTTAGAGAACATGGGGGCGTCTTGGCTAGACGGCGTTAAGCATATTAATGGTTTGCTTATAAGAGGGGATGAAATATCCCGCATGATGCAGGTAACGGGCGAAGAAGGTGTTAGTCAGGATGACTTTGTTACCCAACAGAAATCAACGTTAGTGGATATGGTTTACCTACAGCAAGATGCGTTTGATTCGGTGGATGTTTCAACCAGTATTGAACGCCAGAAAGATAGCTTTTCGTTGCTGGTGAATATTGTAGATACCGACATGGTGTTTGAATCTAAAGCGGTGACGCGACGTTGGTTTAGTCGAATGACCGACACCTTCAAAAACTTGAACTATTCAGAAATGAATAGTGATGCCTATAAAAAATATCTGCATCAGATAGATGGCTTACTAGCCGAGTCAACAACGCAGTCAAAGGTGGCTACTGAGTCACCTGAGCAAACAGAAGTGTAA
- a CDS encoding DUF2764 family protein — translation MANGNGRYIDLLCSLPYLENPFVRKRPPITAIQLRKRFNMLDFESRTLLKKLATTFYWGQIAFDDSDEKLVRQANRLMDELGSSDIREWQMWRMDMRTIMSALRRRKQGQSAPQQNTVWGYGHYVGHIVNNWSHPTFKLESRFPWLIDARERLESGDSYGLERHLLSTEWHYYSRIQPDEQYSLSDVWLYAMKWDLVDRWCRYNAEVAKQHFEQLVQNGLKTPLEELRVMS, via the coding sequence ATGGCTAACGGTAATGGACGATATATCGACTTGCTCTGCTCGCTGCCGTACTTAGAGAACCCCTTTGTACGCAAGCGACCTCCAATTACGGCTATCCAATTGCGTAAGCGTTTTAATATGTTGGACTTTGAATCGCGAACGCTGTTGAAAAAGCTCGCCACTACTTTTTATTGGGGGCAAATAGCGTTTGATGATAGTGATGAAAAGCTAGTTAGACAGGCCAACCGATTGATGGATGAGCTGGGGTCATCAGACATACGCGAGTGGCAGATGTGGCGGATGGATATGCGCACAATTATGTCTGCACTTAGACGCAGAAAGCAGGGGCAGTCAGCACCGCAACAGAATACTGTCTGGGGTTACGGTCATTACGTTGGTCATATTGTGAATAATTGGAGTCATCCTACCTTCAAACTGGAGTCACGCTTTCCTTGGTTGATAGATGCGAGAGAACGACTGGAGTCAGGGGATAGCTATGGCCTTGAACGCCACTTGTTAAGCACTGAGTGGCACTACTACTCAAGGATTCAACCGGATGAGCAATACTCACTGTCAGATGTATGGCTATACGCCATGAAATGGGATCTGGTAGACCGGTGGTGTCGTTATAACGCTGAGGTGGCAAAACAACATTTTGAACAACTGGTGCAAAACGGTTTGAAAACACCGTTAGAAGAATTGAGGGTGATGTCATGA
- a CDS encoding ATP synthase subunit C — protein MEQFVIALGWVGIFAPTALGAIGSSYGCARAGQAAAGALLDTESGYGKYIGLSAMPSTQVILGIVVMFTLNREITADNAPGIFAIGLLTGLALMLSAVYQGQALVAAINAAKNKPEIFGLAIAPAAIVEGFAVFAFVFALVLAGSIPA, from the coding sequence ATGGAACAATTCGTAATCGCTTTGGGGTGGGTAGGTATATTTGCACCTACAGCACTGGGTGCTATTGGCAGCAGCTATGGCTGTGCTCGCGCAGGTCAAGCCGCAGCGGGTGCGTTACTGGATACTGAGAGCGGTTACGGTAAATACATTGGCCTATCAGCTATGCCGTCCACTCAAGTTATTCTGGGGATTGTGGTGATGTTTACGCTTAACCGTGAGATTACCGCCGATAATGCACCGGGTATCTTCGCCATTGGGTTGCTTACAGGGCTTGCGCTCATGCTAAGTGCTGTCTACCAAGGTCAAGCGTTAGTCGCTGCGATAAATGCAGCCAAAAATAAGCCAGAAATTTTTGGTTTAGCGATTGCACCTGCCGCCATAGTGGAAGGTTTTGCTGTGTTTGCGTTTGTATTTGCTTTGGTACTCGCAGGCTCAATTCCCGCTTAA
- a CDS encoding V-type ATP synthase subunit I, whose protein sequence is MSIAALKKLTLIGETSEKRAILEQFQSFGLAHVITLVEEKLELSPDVADGVREALNYLNSAPNKRRIQLPAEGLSLKDVTEQVLKNKIAREDTVDQIDLIRSRRRQLMQWGDFEFPPLEELDQNRLWLYLVPLSKEPQLKDIALPWKVINRDHKNIYLVVVAVEEPDAEQVPFRRAHVGPNSLTRLESLKEEALVKLENLNAEREALTRWILTLRLSLNEAINKHELKSAEQRVLDLGDFFVLQAWVPEDSINTLEEWATHLPVAYQLVSPTSEELPPTLLKNSDALGGGEEAVSFFQLPGYRSWDPSTLIFFSFSLFFSMIIADAGYALILGGILMTAWPKLTRTSVTSVRIRNLWLALVASAFVYGVMVGSYFGITPPDGHLLSTLHVIDMNDFSSMMKLSIGAGVLHLVIANAMVAWVQRNSWVALASIGWVMTIAGAFTLWLGYMQVDDFDLRSAFSFKVIVMGILFILLFSGARKLRSGKELFLQLFDGVSALYGLSKAFGDVLSYMRLFALGLSSASLAVTFNSLAIEARDSVSAGGFILFALIILLGHGLNFVLGIMSGVIHGLRLNLLEFYNWGVKGEGYPFKAFKKRGESKWNNS, encoded by the coding sequence ATGAGTATAGCGGCACTTAAAAAACTGACTCTGATCGGTGAAACGAGTGAAAAACGCGCCATACTAGAGCAATTCCAGTCCTTTGGGCTGGCTCATGTTATCACCTTAGTAGAAGAGAAATTAGAGCTTTCGCCTGATGTCGCTGATGGCGTTCGTGAAGCACTTAATTATTTAAACAGTGCTCCCAATAAAAGACGAATTCAGTTGCCTGCTGAAGGCTTGTCGTTAAAAGACGTAACCGAGCAGGTGTTAAAGAATAAAATTGCTCGTGAAGATACCGTCGACCAAATTGATCTGATTCGCAGTCGCCGACGACAGCTCATGCAGTGGGGTGATTTTGAGTTTCCTCCCCTCGAAGAGCTCGATCAAAATCGGCTATGGCTCTACCTTGTTCCGTTGAGTAAAGAGCCTCAACTGAAAGATATTGCGCTACCTTGGAAGGTCATCAACCGTGACCATAAAAATATCTACCTTGTGGTGGTTGCTGTGGAAGAGCCAGACGCTGAGCAGGTTCCATTTAGACGAGCTCATGTCGGGCCAAATTCACTTACCAGACTTGAATCGCTCAAAGAAGAAGCGTTGGTAAAGCTCGAAAACCTTAATGCTGAGCGTGAAGCGTTGACACGCTGGATTTTGACGTTGAGGTTGTCACTGAATGAGGCGATCAACAAACATGAACTCAAATCTGCTGAACAACGAGTGTTGGATCTGGGGGATTTTTTTGTTTTGCAGGCATGGGTGCCAGAAGACAGCATCAATACACTAGAGGAGTGGGCAACTCATCTACCCGTTGCCTACCAATTGGTTTCACCAACATCAGAAGAGTTGCCGCCCACGCTGCTAAAAAACAGCGATGCTTTAGGTGGTGGAGAAGAAGCGGTTTCATTTTTTCAGTTACCGGGCTATCGGTCTTGGGACCCGTCGACGCTGATCTTTTTCTCATTCTCTCTGTTCTTTTCAATGATCATAGCTGACGCCGGGTATGCCCTAATTCTAGGGGGTATTTTGATGACAGCTTGGCCGAAACTGACTCGAACCAGTGTTACCTCAGTCAGAATTCGTAATTTATGGCTGGCGTTAGTGGCATCAGCGTTTGTCTATGGTGTGATGGTGGGCAGTTATTTCGGTATAACACCACCAGATGGGCACTTGCTCAGCACGTTACATGTGATTGATATGAATGATTTCTCGTCGATGATGAAGCTATCTATTGGTGCTGGGGTGTTGCACTTGGTTATCGCTAACGCAATGGTGGCATGGGTTCAGCGAAACTCCTGGGTGGCGCTCGCGTCGATTGGATGGGTGATGACCATAGCTGGAGCGTTTACTTTATGGCTCGGGTATATGCAGGTAGATGACTTTGACTTACGCAGTGCATTTTCATTTAAAGTCATTGTGATGGGTATTCTGTTTATTCTGCTGTTCTCAGGGGCACGAAAGCTGCGCAGTGGCAAAGAGCTGTTTTTGCAGCTATTTGATGGTGTGTCGGCACTATACGGATTGTCTAAAGCGTTTGGTGATGTGCTGAGTTATATGCGGTTGTTTGCACTAGGCCTGTCGAGCGCATCCCTTGCTGTGACATTTAATAGTCTGGCGATAGAAGCTAGAGATTCGGTTTCAGCAGGCGGGTTTATTCTGTTTGCACTGATTATTCTGTTGGGGCATGGGCTAAATTTTGTGCTCGGCATTATGAGTGGAGTGATTCATGGTCTGCGCCTGAATCTGCTTGAGTTCTACAACTGGGGTGTTAAAGGCGAAGGCTACCCCTTTAAAGCTTTTAAGAAACGAGGAGAGTCGAAATGGAACAATTCGTAA
- a CDS encoding V-type ATP synthase subunit D has translation MAKLALNKSALSKEKQRKVSYGRYLPSLEMKQKQLLLERKKAEEALALCRSEISSVEASIYQQLPMLAVENIQMDGLVVVESFNLEEENLLGTKVPYLESIVFKRAEYGYLARPHWFDELALVLEKVMKLKMQEQVLNIRLARLKVAVRTITQRVNLFSKVLIPEAESNIKKIGLFLADQERAGVVRSKLAKQKQHAG, from the coding sequence ATGGCAAAGTTAGCGCTTAACAAAAGTGCCTTGAGCAAGGAGAAGCAGCGAAAAGTCTCCTATGGCCGTTATCTGCCTTCTTTAGAGATGAAGCAGAAACAGCTTTTGCTTGAGCGTAAGAAAGCAGAAGAGGCCTTAGCCCTTTGTCGTTCTGAGATTTCATCAGTAGAAGCAAGCATCTACCAGCAACTTCCGATGTTGGCGGTTGAAAATATCCAAATGGATGGCTTAGTGGTTGTAGAGAGCTTCAATTTGGAAGAGGAGAATTTGCTAGGTACTAAGGTTCCGTACTTAGAGAGTATTGTGTTTAAACGCGCAGAGTATGGTTATCTGGCACGACCTCACTGGTTTGATGAGTTGGCGTTGGTGCTTGAGAAGGTGATGAAGCTGAAGATGCAGGAGCAGGTGTTGAATATTCGTCTAGCTCGTCTCAAGGTCGCCGTTAGAACGATTACCCAGCGAGTGAACTTGTTTTCAAAAGTGTTGATTCCTGAGGCGGAAAGCAACATTAAAAAAATTGGACTGTTTCTGGCTGATCAGGAGCGAGCGGGAGTCGTGCGTTCGAAACTGGCCAAACAGAAGCAGCATGCAGGTTAA